The Pectobacterium parmentieri genome segment GCTATGGCACAGGTGAGTTAATTCGCTGCGCGTTGGATCATGGTGTCCAGCATTGCATCATCGGGATTGGCGGGAGCGCAACCAATGACGGCGGGTCGGGCATGGTGCAGGCGTTGGGCGCGAAACTGTTGGATAAACAGGGCGAACAGATTGGTTTTGGTGGTGGTGAACTCGACAAACTTGCGCGCATTGATATCAGTAAGTTGGATGAACGTATCAAAGACTGTCGTTTTGAAGTGGCCTGCGATGTGACCAACCCGTTGACGGGAAAACAGGGCGCATCAGCGATTTTTGGTCCTCAGAAAGGCGCAACGCCGGAGATGATCGAACAGTTAGATAATGCGTTGAAACATTATGCTGCAGTGATCCGTCACGATCTGGACATGGATGTGGAACAGGTTCCTGGTGCCGGCGCGGCAGGGGGAATGGGCGCGGCGTTACAGGCCTTTTGCGGCGCTGAGCTTCGTCAGGGAATCGAGATTGTCACGGAAGCGCTGGGGCTGGATGAACTGGTTCGGGATGCCACGCTGGTGATTACTGGGGAAGGGCGCATCGATAGCCAGACGATCCATGGCAAAGTACCGATTGGCGTGGCGCGAGTCGCCAAACAGTATAATAAACCGGTTATTGGTATTGCAGGCAGCCTGACGGCAGATGTCGGCGTGGTGCATGAACATGGTCTGGATGCCGTATTCAGCGTGCTTTACAACATCTGCTCACTCGAAGAAGCGTTGGATAATGCGGCAGAGAATGTGCGAATGACGGCGCGTAACATCGCCGCCACGATCCGACTGGCGCAGTCAGTATCGGGCGCGTGCTACGAAGGAGCATGAAATAGCTGTATTGTCAGCACACGAAACTGTCTCCACAGCCACATAAAATGTGGCGAAGAGACCGGGCTATGTCGGCCATTGATTATGGGAGTCGGGGATTGATATGCGGCTGGGCGGCATTGTTAACGTTGTCAATCTCGTCCAGTAATTCCAGCCATTCGGGTTCGAGATCGTTGGCGTGAACACCTTTACGCAACTGTTGTTCCAGATAGCGGCAGATGCGTTTCAGACGCGGAACGCCGCTGTAGCTGCAACTGCCGTGCAGTTTATGGACCAGCTCGATAATATCGTCATCCGTCTGACCATTTAGCACGTTCTCTATTTTCCGCTGCACCTCCGGTAGGAAATCCAACAGCATTTGTAACAGGTCACGCGCCAGTTCCGGTTTGTTGGCCGCCTGTTGCTGCGCTAATGCCCAGTCGAGTGACAGTTGGCTATCGTCGTGCTCGCTCAGTAGACCCACCATGTCGGCCCGATCGCGCTTCAACGGATCTTTCCGCGCATGACGTGTTAGCACGCTTTTCAGCATCTGCTCGTCTATCGGCTTAGCCAGATAGTCATCCATACCCGAGCTCAACAGATGTTCACGTTCACCCGTCATCGTCTGCGCGGTCACCGCGATAATGGGCGTAGTGGCATGATGAGGGATCTGGCGGATCAACTCGCTGGCGCAAATGCCATCCATACCCGGCATCTGAATATCCATCAGGATAATGTCGATTTGATGCATTTTTGCCTGTGCAATCGCCTCTGTCCCGCTTTCGCACAAGATAATCGTATCGACCTGTTCCTCCAGCAGTGTGCCGATCAGTTTCAGATTAGCCGGATTGTCATCTACCGCCATCACGCTCAGCGGCAGACGGGCTGGATGGCGTACTGTACCCTGATGCGATGTGGTGTCGCTCGGCAGGAAAGAGAGTTGGAAGAGCGTGCTGTTCTGTAGTAGTGGTAACAGGCGTGATGCGGCAAGCGGTTTGCTCAGGCAGGCATGCACGCCGAAAGCCTTCAACTGCTCGGCATCCATTTGCGCCAGACTGGGCAGCGCCAAAATCACACACGGCGCACGGCGGCAGATATCGCGCAGTCTGGGCGTGTAGTCGAGTAGTGTATTGCGATATTGCGCGGGAATGGCGAGCAGCAGGATATCAAATTCCCCTTCCGGCAATTGCTCAAATGTCGGGCTATAGCTCACCATCAACGGCGTCTGGCTCAGGATATCCAACGTGGCCTGTGCGGCGATAGGATGGTACTCGACGTAGGCCAGATGTTTACCTTGCAGCATCGTGTAAACCGGCTCAATAGGTACGGTGTGGGGATTGAGCGGCAGCGTGATGTGGAACCAGAAGGTCGAGCCTTTGTTGAGCTGACTTTGAAAGCTGATGTCGCCGCCCATCTCTTTGACCAAACGTTGGGTGATGACCAGCCCAAGCCCTGTACCGCCATGACGGCGTGAAATGCTGGTGTCAGCCTGACGGAAAGCCTGAAACAGTTGCGATTGCTGCAACTCGGCGATACCGATGCCGGTATCGCATATTTGTACCTCTAGCTGAACCTGATGATGTTCCTGTCGGCGCTTTTCTACTCGAATGTCAATGTTGCCCTGTTCAGTAAATTTAATCGCATTGCCCAGCAGGTTAGTGATGATTTGCTGTATCCGTAGCGGATCGCCGACGTATTGTTCGGGAACGTCATTCTGAATACTGAGCGTCAGTTCTAACCCTTTTTCATGTGCCGTATGCGCCAGCAACATCACAACGTCGTCCAGCGTGCTGTGCAGGGAGAACGGAATATCCTCCAGTACTAGCTTTCCGGCCTCCAGCTTCGAGAAATCCAGCACATCGTTAATAATGTTCAGCAGGTTATTGGCGGATCGCTCAATGGTAAGCAAATAGTCGGTCTGCGTGGTGTTCAGTGAGGTTTTCAATGTCTGGCGGGTGAAACCGATCACACCATTCAGCGGCGTTCTCAGTTCGTGTGACATATTCGCCAAAAATTCGGACTTGATGCGCGCCGCTTCCTGCGCTCGCTTTTTGGCGAGATCCAGCTCGACGTTTTGGATCTCCATCTGCTCCAACGTTTCTCGCAGATCGTAGGTCGCCTGATCGATGTTTTGCTGCATTTCTTCGTGGTAGGCGGTCAGCGACATCGCCATCGAGTTAATGCCGTTTTTCAGCATATCCAACTCGCCGAGCATGTAGCCTTCCACCCGGCTATCCAATTGCCCGCGGCGAATGCGATCGACGGTATCCACCATATTACGGATCGGTGTGGTGACATCCCGCATCAGACGATAGGCAAAAATAACGGCGGCACCCAACGATAACAGCAGCAGGAGCGCGGCGATAAAGATTTCCTGATACTGCTGAAGCCGGATGGTACTGGTATCCAGCTCGATCACCAGATAGCCGAGAGGTGTCGCGGTGCCGGGCTGCACTCCGCCAGGCATGAATTCACTGTCATTGACGATCGGCATGTGCAAAATCAGTGCATCGTTCGTGTGGTGCAGGTGCAGCTTATTGTACGAAAGCGCATCGCTACTGAGCGGCTGTAATGTCACGTTGTTGCGGACATTGGTGGTGGCCAGTAGCTGATTACGGGCATCGAACACGCTAATGGTACGAATAATTGCCGAGTGGCGGCGATGAAGCGTATTGATTAACGCAGGGATCGTGTCCATCTGGCGATGAGTAATGGCGTAAGCGCTGATGGTTGCTAGCGGTTCAATGATGCTGGTGCCCGAATCGGCCAACTGCGTCTGTAGCTGATTGTAACGATGGATAACGAAGAACGAGCTGAGCAGCAGCCCGATCATCAGCGTCGGAGCCAAAATCAGTATCAACATCCGTGCACGAAGACTGTATTTGGTCATGAGGTTCCAATGTGGGAGAATTAGAGGATGCCAGGCACCCTATTATTTAATTTAGTTATACCTTAAATAATTCGAGTACAGCCGTTCAACTCAAGAGAAAAATCGATAGTACATTATGGCGCAATTCTACTCTCCAAACCGGCGTGTGACGACCCGGAAAGCAGTTCCAGCGAAAAACCTCACTGTCACGGTGGCGTCACTTGACCCGTTTGGGCAGGGCGTAGCGCGTCACGAAGGCAAGACGGTTTTTGTCACAGGTGTGCTGCCGGGAGAGCAGGCCGAGGTGCAACTGACGGAAGAGAAGCGTCAGTTTTCACATGCCAAACTTAAACGCCTGTTGACGCCTAGTCCGCAGCGCGTTGAGCCGCAATGTCCTCATTTTACTCGCTGTGGCGGTTGCCAACAGCAGCATGCGGAAATTACTCTGCAGCAGAGCAGCAAAACCGCAGCATTGATGCGCCTGATGACGCGAGAAACGGGCGTTGAACTGCCAGCCGCATCGCTGATTGCTGGCACACCTTATGCCTATCGGAGACGTGCGCGGCTTGCGTTATACTTTCAGGCAAAAGAGCAGCGGCTATTGATGGGCTATCGGCAGCCCAATTCTCACGATCTGGTAGATATCAAGGCCTGTCCGGTATTGCGACCAGAGCTTGAAGCGCTGCTGCAACCGCTGCGCGAATGTCTGAGTCGACTAAAAGCGGTGAAGCGTCTTGGGCATGTGGAACTGGTGCAGGCGGAGAACGGTCCGCTGCTGGTGCTGAGGCATCTTGATCCACTGCATCCATCGGATGAGCAGGCGTTGCGTGATTTTGCCCAGCAGCAGAGTGTCTCGGTTTATCTGGCACCGGATGCCGACTCGTTGACGTGCCTACATGGCGAAGAGCCGGTTTATCACGTCGCCGGGCTGACGCTGGCATTTAGCCCACGTGATTTTATTCAGGTCAATGACGCGGTTAACCAGCAGATGGTCGCGCAGGCACTGGCGTGGCTGGATGTACAACCGCAGGATAAAATATTGGACCTGTTTTGCGGTATGGGTAATTTCACGCTGCCGCTGGCACAGCGTGCCGCCAGCATTGTCGGTGTGGAGGGGGTTACCGCACTCGTCGAGAAAGGGCGCGAAAATGCCCGGCGCAATGCGTTGTCCAATGTCACATTTTTTCACCAAAATCTTGAGGATGACGTCACACAGCAACCGTGGGCGGCTCAAGGTTTTGATAAGATATTACTTGATCCGGCACGTGCAGGTGCGGCAGGCGTGATGGAGCAAATAACCAGATTGGCACCGAAACGGGTGGTGTATGTTTCCTGTAACGCCACGACGCTAGCACGCGACAGTAAAGTATTACTCGCAGCCGGTTACCGGCTGGCGAATGTCGCAATGTTGGATATGTTTCCACATACCGGACACCTTGAATCGATGGCACTGTTTTTGCACGATTCCGGCACGCGGAAGGCTTAATAAGCAGAGTACAGCGTCGTTTGCAAGGTGAAGGGTAACGTAGGGAGAAATTATGGTTGCGGTAAGAAGTGCGCATTTGAATACGGCAGGTGAATTTGTCCCTGACGCGTGGATTGCTTCATTGGGCATTGCCAGTCAGCAATCGTGTGAACGTTTAGCCGAAACCTGGCGTTACTGTGAGCAGCAAACGCAAGATCAGCCCGATGCCTCGTTGCTGCTGTGGCGCGGCATCGAAATGGTGGAGATCCTGTCCACGCTTAGCATGGACAATGACAGCATGCGTGCGGCGCTGCTCTTTCCGCTGGCAGATGCGAACGTGGTCGATGAACCGACGCTGGAAGCTGCGTTTGGGAAAAACATTGTTGATTTGGTGCATGGCGTGCGCGATATGGATGCAATCCGCCAGCTCAAAGCGACGCAGAATGATTCGGGCTCCTCCGAACAGGTCGATAACATCCGGCGTATGCTGCTGGCGATGGTGGAAGATTTCCGCTGCGTGGTGATTAAGCTCGCCGAGCGGATCGCACACCTACGTGAAGTGAAGGATGCCCCGGAAGAAGAACGGGTGTTGGCGGCCAAAGAGTGTACCAATATCTACGCGCCGCTGGCTAACCGTTTGGGTATCGGCCAGTTGAAGTGGGAGTTGGAGGATTTCTGCTTCCGCTACCTGCATCCTGATGAATATAAAAAAATCGCCAAATTACTGCACGAGCGCCGTATCGATCGCGCGCAGTACATTGATGATTTTGTCAAAACGCTGCGCGATGCGATGAAAGAAGAGGGCGTTCAGGCAGAGATCTACGGTCGCCCCAAACATATCTACAGCATCTGGCGCAAGATGCAGAAGAAAGCGCTGTCGTTCGATGAACTGTTCGACGTGCGCGCAGTACGCATTGTCGTTGAACGTTTGCAGGATTGCTATGGGGCGCTCGGTATCGTGCATACGCACTATCGCCATCTGCCGGACGAGTTCGACGATTACGTCGCTAACCCTAAACCGAACGGCTATCAATCTATTCACACCGTGGTGTTAGGGCCGGGTGGGAAGACGCTCGAAATTCAGATTCGCACGCGTCAGATGCATGAAGATGCCGAACTGGGCGTCGCAGCGCACTGGAAATACAAAGAAGGCACTTCCGTGGGCGGGCGTTCTGGCTACGAGGGTCGTATTGCCTGGCTGCGTAAACTGCTTGCCTGGCAGGAAGAAGTTGCTGATTCGAATGATGTCCTAGATGAAGTTCGCAGCCAGGTGTTTGATGACCGCGTCTATGTCTTTACGCCGAAAGGCGACGTGGTGGATCTTCCGGCGGGTTCCACGCCGTTGGATTTTGCTTACCACATCCATAGCGATATCGGGCACCGCTGCATTGGCGCGAAAATTGGCGGGCGAATTGTGCCGTTTACCTACCAACTGCAAATGGGCGATCAGATTGAAATCATCACCCAGAAGCAGCCGAACCCAAGTCGTGACTGGCTGAATCCGAATCTGGGCTATATCACCACCAGTCGCGGGCGCTCCAAGATCCAGAACTGGTTCCGCAAGCAAGATCGCGACAAGAACATTCTGGCTGGTCGACAGATTCTGGATGACGAACTGGCGCATTTGGGGATTAGCCTGAAAGCGGCGGAAAAGCTGTTGCTGCCGCGCTACAACGTGAATTCGCTGGATGAGTTACTGGCTGCGATTGGCGGCGGTGATGTGCGTCTGAACCAGATGGTGAATTTCCTGCAATCGCAGTTAAAACAGCCGAGCGCGGAGGAGTTGGATCGCGCAGCCCTGCGCCAACTGACGCAAAAAACGCATCAGCCGCCAGCGCGCAGTAATAACAAAGATAACGGTCGCGTGGTCGTTGAAGGCGTTGGCAATCTGATGCACCACATTGCCCGCTGCTGCCAGCCGATTCCGGGTGACGAAATTACCGGGTTTATCACGCGTGGCCGGGGAATTTCCATTCACCGCGCTGACTGTGAACAGTTGGACGAACTGCGTGCCAGTTCGCCGGAGCGCATTGTGGATGCGGTATGGGGGGAAAGCTACTCCAGCGGCTATTCGCTGGTGGTGAGAGTCATTGCTAACGATCGCAGCGGCTTGCTGCGAGATATCACCACGATTCTGGCGAATGAGAAGGTCAATGTACTGGGCGTTGCCAGCCGTAGTGACACCAAACAGCAGTTGGCAACGATTGATATGGATATCGAAATCTACAACCTGCAAGTGTTGGGTCGCATTCTGGCGAAGCTCAACCAATTGCCGGATGTGATTGATGCACGGCGCCAGCAGGGGGCGTAAATGATGGTTTTACCATCAGCCAGTTGAAAACCTTGTACGAGTGTGGTGAAAAGTTTCGTGCGTGGTTAGCAATATTGTTCTTTGTGGCACCATTGCCACGCCCGACTGAGGGATGCTCAGGTGCCGCATCCCTCAGAACCCTGGCTTTTGGCGAGAATTGTGCCGCGTTGCGGTTCCTTCGATGTACATGTCCGCTGTCGAGCCACCTGTGACGCGTTCCCTACGCGGCACAGGTTTTCGCCGCATCCATGCGGCTCACTCGGCGACCATGCGCATCTCAGCACAATTTTTTACGCCGTTGAAATGAAAATAGTGATGTCTTTGCGCTTTTTAGCCGAAGTTAGCTGTCGTACTTTGCTATTTTTATACACATTTTTTCAGGAATATTATGACCGTATCTTTGACAAATCTATCCTCCGTCGAGCGCCTGCTCGCCATCATGAAAACCCTGCGCGATCCCGAAAATGGCTGTCCGTGGGACAAGAAGCAGACCTTTGACACCATCGCGCCTTATACGCTGGAAGAAACCTACGAAGTGCTGGATGCCATCAGCCGTCAGGATTTTGACGACCTGCGTGGTGAGTTGGGGGATTTGCTGTTTCAGGTGGTGTTTTATGCACAAATGGCACAGGAAAAGGGATTGTTCGAGTTTTCCGACGTGTGTAACGCCATTAGCGACAAGTTGGAACGCCGTCATCCGCATATTTTCGGCGAACTGACGCTGACGGACAGCGATGCGGTGCTGGCAAATTGGGAGCAGACAAAAGCGCAGGAACGTGCGGAAAAAGATCGTCTCTCGCCGTTGGATGATATTCCTGATGCGCTACCTGCCTTGATGAAAGCACAAAAAATTCAGCAGCGTTGTTCGTCTGTTGGCTTCGATTGGGACAGCTTAGGCCCGGTGCTCGACAAAGTGTATGAAGAGATTGATGAGGTGATGTTTGAGGCACGGCAAGCCGTTGTCGATGAAGAAAAATTAGGTGAAGAGATTGGTGATTTATTGTTCGCCACAGTCAATCTCTCTCGTCATCTGGGGCATAAGGCTGAGAATGCGTTACAGGCTGCAAATCGCAAGTTTACTCGTCGTTTTCGTGAGGTAGAACAAATCGTTACTGCATCGGGAAAAACGCTGGAACAGGCGACGCTGGATGAAATGGAAGCTGCATGGCAGCAGGTGAAAAAACAGGAAATCAGCCATTGATCCATTTTTAACCGTAAAGTCGTTTTTTATCGATTTTATTGTTTTTATTTGTCTGTTTTTAAAGATAATTGTAGGTTGTGGTGAATGTGGTTTCACCTCGTCTGCAAGTGTGTTGGAATCGCCACATTGTGTAAAACGAACATTTGTGGCGTTCATCAGGTTCAGGTATACTACTTTCCCGTCTTGG includes the following:
- the rlmD gene encoding 23S rRNA (uracil(1939)-C(5))-methyltransferase RlmD — translated: MAQFYSPNRRVTTRKAVPAKNLTVTVASLDPFGQGVARHEGKTVFVTGVLPGEQAEVQLTEEKRQFSHAKLKRLLTPSPQRVEPQCPHFTRCGGCQQQHAEITLQQSSKTAALMRLMTRETGVELPAASLIAGTPYAYRRRARLALYFQAKEQRLLMGYRQPNSHDLVDIKACPVLRPELEALLQPLRECLSRLKAVKRLGHVELVQAENGPLLVLRHLDPLHPSDEQALRDFAQQQSVSVYLAPDADSLTCLHGEEPVYHVAGLTLAFSPRDFIQVNDAVNQQMVAQALAWLDVQPQDKILDLFCGMGNFTLPLAQRAASIVGVEGVTALVEKGRENARRNALSNVTFFHQNLEDDVTQQPWAAQGFDKILLDPARAGAAGVMEQITRLAPKRVVYVSCNATTLARDSKVLLAAGYRLANVAMLDMFPHTGHLESMALFLHDSGTRKA
- a CDS encoding glycerate kinase, which translates into the protein MKIVIAPDSYKESLSAQEVATQIEKGFREIFPDACYVKLPVADGGEGTVEAMVAATDGKIVNVKVTGPLGDNIDAFFGLSGDEKTAFIEMAAASGLERVPSQQRNPLKTTSYGTGELIRCALDHGVQHCIIGIGGSATNDGGSGMVQALGAKLLDKQGEQIGFGGGELDKLARIDISKLDERIKDCRFEVACDVTNPLTGKQGASAIFGPQKGATPEMIEQLDNALKHYAAVIRHDLDMDVEQVPGAGAAGGMGAALQAFCGAELRQGIEIVTEALGLDELVRDATLVITGEGRIDSQTIHGKVPIGVARVAKQYNKPVIGIAGSLTADVGVVHEHGLDAVFSVLYNICSLEEALDNAAENVRMTARNIAATIRLAQSVSGACYEGA
- the mazG gene encoding nucleoside triphosphate pyrophosphohydrolase — protein: MTVSLTNLSSVERLLAIMKTLRDPENGCPWDKKQTFDTIAPYTLEETYEVLDAISRQDFDDLRGELGDLLFQVVFYAQMAQEKGLFEFSDVCNAISDKLERRHPHIFGELTLTDSDAVLANWEQTKAQERAEKDRLSPLDDIPDALPALMKAQKIQQRCSSVGFDWDSLGPVLDKVYEEIDEVMFEARQAVVDEEKLGEEIGDLLFATVNLSRHLGHKAENALQAANRKFTRRFREVEQIVTASGKTLEQATLDEMEAAWQQVKKQEISH
- the relA gene encoding GTP diphosphokinase, with product MVAVRSAHLNTAGEFVPDAWIASLGIASQQSCERLAETWRYCEQQTQDQPDASLLLWRGIEMVEILSTLSMDNDSMRAALLFPLADANVVDEPTLEAAFGKNIVDLVHGVRDMDAIRQLKATQNDSGSSEQVDNIRRMLLAMVEDFRCVVIKLAERIAHLREVKDAPEEERVLAAKECTNIYAPLANRLGIGQLKWELEDFCFRYLHPDEYKKIAKLLHERRIDRAQYIDDFVKTLRDAMKEEGVQAEIYGRPKHIYSIWRKMQKKALSFDELFDVRAVRIVVERLQDCYGALGIVHTHYRHLPDEFDDYVANPKPNGYQSIHTVVLGPGGKTLEIQIRTRQMHEDAELGVAAHWKYKEGTSVGGRSGYEGRIAWLRKLLAWQEEVADSNDVLDEVRSQVFDDRVYVFTPKGDVVDLPAGSTPLDFAYHIHSDIGHRCIGAKIGGRIVPFTYQLQMGDQIEIITQKQPNPSRDWLNPNLGYITTSRGRSKIQNWFRKQDRDKNILAGRQILDDELAHLGISLKAAEKLLLPRYNVNSLDELLAAIGGGDVRLNQMVNFLQSQLKQPSAEELDRAALRQLTQKTHQPPARSNNKDNGRVVVEGVGNLMHHIARCCQPIPGDEITGFITRGRGISIHRADCEQLDELRASSPERIVDAVWGESYSSGYSLVVRVIANDRSGLLRDITTILANEKVNVLGVASRSDTKQQLATIDMDIEIYNLQVLGRILAKLNQLPDVIDARRQQGA
- the barA gene encoding two-component sensor histidine kinase BarA, which produces MTKYSLRARMLILILAPTLMIGLLLSSFFVIHRYNQLQTQLADSGTSIIEPLATISAYAITHRQMDTIPALINTLHRRHSAIIRTISVFDARNQLLATTNVRNNVTLQPLSSDALSYNKLHLHHTNDALILHMPIVNDSEFMPGGVQPGTATPLGYLVIELDTSTIRLQQYQEIFIAALLLLLSLGAAVIFAYRLMRDVTTPIRNMVDTVDRIRRGQLDSRVEGYMLGELDMLKNGINSMAMSLTAYHEEMQQNIDQATYDLRETLEQMEIQNVELDLAKKRAQEAARIKSEFLANMSHELRTPLNGVIGFTRQTLKTSLNTTQTDYLLTIERSANNLLNIINDVLDFSKLEAGKLVLEDIPFSLHSTLDDVVMLLAHTAHEKGLELTLSIQNDVPEQYVGDPLRIQQIITNLLGNAIKFTEQGNIDIRVEKRRQEHHQVQLEVQICDTGIGIAELQQSQLFQAFRQADTSISRRHGGTGLGLVITQRLVKEMGGDISFQSQLNKGSTFWFHITLPLNPHTVPIEPVYTMLQGKHLAYVEYHPIAAQATLDILSQTPLMVSYSPTFEQLPEGEFDILLLAIPAQYRNTLLDYTPRLRDICRRAPCVILALPSLAQMDAEQLKAFGVHACLSKPLAASRLLPLLQNSTLFQLSFLPSDTTSHQGTVRHPARLPLSVMAVDDNPANLKLIGTLLEEQVDTIILCESGTEAIAQAKMHQIDIILMDIQMPGMDGICASELIRQIPHHATTPIIAVTAQTMTGEREHLLSSGMDDYLAKPIDEQMLKSVLTRHARKDPLKRDRADMVGLLSEHDDSQLSLDWALAQQQAANKPELARDLLQMLLDFLPEVQRKIENVLNGQTDDDIIELVHKLHGSCSYSGVPRLKRICRYLEQQLRKGVHANDLEPEWLELLDEIDNVNNAAQPHINPRLP